From the genome of Methylomarinum sp. Ch1-1, one region includes:
- a CDS encoding WGR domain-containing protein, whose translation MNINRLYLEKRDPDRNMQRFYAMHVTQTIFGDWALIREWGRIGSPGTIRENWFDTKKEALEAEWKLLNQKIKKGYSKNSSSALYNFTP comes from the coding sequence ATGAATATAAATCGGCTCTATCTGGAGAAACGTGATCCCGATAGAAACATGCAACGGTTTTACGCAATGCATGTGACCCAAACAATCTTCGGCGATTGGGCTTTGATCCGTGAATGGGGCCGGATCGGATCACCCGGCACGATCCGGGAAAACTGGTTCGATACAAAAAAAGAAGCGCTTGAAGCCGAATGGAAGTTACTCAATCAAAAAATCAAGAAAGGTTACTCAAAAAATTCTTCGTCAGCGCTTTATAATTTTACACCATAA
- a CDS encoding ATP-binding protein has protein sequence MITRNKQQQLLQALNRQAAVALIGPRQVGKTTLALEIANTRKAVYLDLEAYEDREKLKDPVLFLSKNEGKLVILDEIHRMPELFQTLRGLIDRGRRKGLRSGRFLILGSASIDLLRQSGETLAGRIEYIDMGPLNISETSAEGNDDPEKLWVRGGFPDSYLAANDQDSYAYRRNFIRTYLERDVPQFGPRIPAETLERLWIMLAHSQGQCLNASRLAGSLSISAPTVSSYIDLLVDLLLVRRLPPFHSNVKKRLVKSPRIFVRDSGITHALLGLADYNQLSGHPVFGASWEGFVIENLLSAAPDRTAASFYRTSAGAEIDLVLQLSGGETWTVEIKSGLTAKPEKGFYHALEDIKPDRSFVVYAGKDRYPMTEETDIISLLELVQELKNNVHNQ, from the coding sequence ATGATAACACGAAACAAACAGCAACAATTATTGCAGGCGCTTAACCGGCAGGCAGCGGTCGCATTGATCGGACCCCGACAAGTGGGCAAAACAACACTCGCCTTAGAGATCGCAAATACCCGGAAAGCGGTTTATTTGGACCTTGAAGCTTACGAAGACCGGGAAAAACTCAAAGACCCCGTATTGTTTCTGTCTAAGAATGAAGGGAAACTCGTTATTCTCGATGAGATTCATCGTATGCCGGAGCTTTTCCAAACGTTGCGGGGGCTTATCGACCGGGGTCGCCGGAAAGGCTTACGCTCGGGCCGGTTTTTAATTTTGGGATCGGCTTCCATTGATTTGCTTCGACAATCAGGAGAAACCTTAGCCGGACGCATTGAATATATTGATATGGGACCGCTGAATATCTCCGAAACCAGTGCCGAAGGTAACGATGATCCGGAAAAGTTATGGGTCAGAGGTGGCTTTCCGGATAGTTACCTGGCCGCTAACGATCAGGATAGTTATGCTTATCGGCGCAATTTTATCCGGACCTATCTGGAAAGGGATGTACCGCAATTCGGGCCGCGTATCCCTGCCGAAACGCTTGAGCGGTTGTGGATTATGTTGGCCCATAGTCAAGGGCAATGTTTGAATGCATCCCGCCTCGCCGGGAGTTTGTCTATTTCTGCCCCAACAGTCAGTAGCTATATTGATTTATTGGTTGATCTTTTACTGGTGCGACGCTTGCCGCCGTTTCATAGCAATGTAAAAAAACGCCTGGTCAAATCACCGCGTATATTTGTCCGCGATAGCGGTATTACCCACGCCTTATTAGGACTCGCCGATTATAATCAACTTTCAGGGCATCCCGTCTTTGGGGCCAGTTGGGAAGGCTTTGTCATTGAAAACTTACTTTCAGCCGCACCCGATAGAACGGCGGCATCTTTTTACCGTACCTCAGCAGGGGCGGAAATTGATTTGGTTTTACAACTATCCGGCGGCGAAACCTGGACTGTTGAAATAAAAAGCGGACTAACCGCAAAACCGGAAAAAGGGTTTTATCATGCCCTTGAGGATATTAAGCCTGACCGGAGTTTTGTTGTTTATGCCGGAAAAGACCGTTATCCTATGACAGAAGAAACCGACATCATCAGTCTGCTTGAATTAGTGCAAGAATTAAAAAACAACGTTCATAACCAATGA
- a CDS encoding IS1380 family transposase, with translation MTNCTPAQIEFPPLKRRKIEAQFSGGAITSDGGVLLLRSVDQQLRLTERIAKHIPDYRDPSKIQHSLVDLLRQRVYGLACGYEDLNDHGALRNDIALQTAVEQDRTLSSPSTLCRFEQQADRGLMWRVHEELLTQFIASYETAPKSLILDFDATDDPVHGEQDGRFFHGYYRHYCFLPLYVFCGHHCLVSYLRPSNIDGAKHSWAILALLVRRLRQAWPDVDITFRGDGGFCRHKMLSWCERHRVHYIVGLAKNKCLTRLSQPWIEQARQQFQSEQQKQRLFTDFDYKAGTWKRRRRVILKAEHMSQGSNPRYVVTNLDGDAQSLYEQVYCARGEMENRIKEQQLDLFADRTSCSLWWPNQFRLLLSTLAYTLIHAIRRIALKNTELATATCATIRLKLFKIGAVIIRNTRRIRLLFSSQYPFQSLFQSVCQRLCPD, from the coding sequence ATGACAAATTGTACTCCAGCTCAAATAGAATTTCCTCCCTTAAAACGCCGCAAAATAGAGGCCCAATTCAGCGGAGGCGCTATCACCAGTGATGGCGGCGTACTGTTGTTAAGATCGGTTGATCAGCAATTACGATTAACTGAACGGATTGCTAAACACATCCCTGATTACCGAGACCCTAGCAAAATCCAACACTCGCTTGTCGACTTGTTGCGACAAAGAGTTTATGGCCTAGCCTGCGGTTATGAGGATTTGAACGATCATGGCGCGTTGAGAAACGATATTGCCTTGCAGACAGCGGTCGAGCAGGATCGCACACTCAGTAGTCCATCGACCTTGTGCCGGTTCGAACAGCAAGCGGACCGGGGGTTGATGTGGCGGGTACATGAAGAGCTGCTCACACAGTTTATCGCCTCTTATGAGACAGCGCCGAAATCTTTGATCCTGGATTTCGATGCCACCGATGATCCGGTTCATGGCGAACAGGACGGACGTTTTTTTCATGGCTACTATCGGCACTATTGCTTCCTGCCGTTGTATGTCTTTTGCGGCCATCACTGCTTGGTCAGTTATCTACGTCCCAGCAATATTGATGGCGCCAAGCACAGCTGGGCCATTCTGGCTTTGTTGGTCAGGCGCTTGCGTCAGGCTTGGCCGGACGTTGACATCACGTTTCGCGGCGATGGCGGTTTTTGTCGCCATAAAATGCTGAGTTGGTGTGAGCGGCATCGCGTTCACTACATCGTCGGTTTGGCCAAAAATAAATGCTTAACGCGCTTAAGCCAACCCTGGATTGAACAAGCCCGGCAACAGTTCCAAAGCGAACAGCAGAAACAGCGTCTCTTTACCGATTTCGACTATAAAGCCGGCACCTGGAAACGCCGACGCCGTGTCATTCTTAAGGCCGAACACATGAGCCAGGGAAGCAACCCGCGCTATGTCGTGACCAATCTGGACGGCGATGCACAAAGCCTTTATGAACAAGTTTATTGCGCTCGCGGCGAGATGGAAAACCGGATTAAAGAACAACAATTGGATCTGTTTGCCGATCGCACCAGTTGCAGCTTATGGTGGCCCAATCAGTTTCGTTTGCTGTTATCCACCTTGGCCTATACGCTGATCCATGCGATTCGCCGAATCGCCCTCAAAAACACCGAACTGGCGACAGCCACTTGTGCCACTATTCGCCTGAAATTGTTTAAAATCGGCGCCGTCATCATTCGTAACACCCGTCGTATTCGACTGCTGTTCAGCAGTCAGTATCCGTTTCAATCCCTGTTTCAATCCGTTTGTCAGCGCCTGTGCCCTGATTAG